One window of the Rosa rugosa chromosome 3, drRosRugo1.1, whole genome shotgun sequence genome contains the following:
- the LOC133738102 gene encoding protein EXECUTER 1, chloroplastic, with protein MASISAPTPAPPSLTFPNPKSYPSSASKTPLYPSSSSRFSLCRCRNPSSSDDSVQWRWDSALQDLVKNAMKRLDFQGGATASKADEEEPDWDWDRWRQHFLEVEDQERLVSLLKSQLGRAVNVEDFEDAARLKVGIAAASTNDVVGSVISRLNRAIQDERYQEAAFFRDNASAGLVGWWAGISKDKKDPHGLIIRVTAEHGRYVARSYSPRQLATAAAGVPLFEIFLTVNKKGEYKQQAVYLKRGGVFPDSPQVSSKAMDTTTTLNPLDSTEEKSDLFLGGSDDTEDGDDMDDDLDLSEGLSGFQSILRDMIPNVKVKVLKVTSPGKVDRDLISKVIEQIIEEDDEDKDNEIENSEAEDEDEDEDEDEDEEKVEGDQETDVIELDADPAIIQNAERQEIAVKVVFGGLGQKISNIPPSKNLLRVPAKIEKKGRLSFSFTVEKDINQQDSRDKEQSSGDKKAKVGGQRSIDNVMFDLAKFIGKEKIPLKVLKDVGELINLALSQVHNHQPLSGSTTFNRIEMPVSQDPLNGLYIGAHGLYTSEVIHLRRKFGQWKEDNGTKEPSNLEFYEYVEALKLTGDPYVPAGQVAFRAKIGKRYQLPHKGIIPEEFGVVARYKGQGRLAEPGFRNPRWVDGELVILDGKYIKGGPVVGFVYWAPEYHFLVFFNRLRLQG; from the exons atggctTCCATCTCTGCTCCAACCCCAGCTCCTCCCAGCCTTACCTTTCCCAACCCCAAATCCTACCCCTCCTCCGCTTCGAAAACCCCATTGTACCCTTCCTCTTCCTCTAGATTTTCCCTCTGCCGGTGCCGGAACCCTTCCTCCTCCGACGACTCAGTCCAGTGGAGATGGGACTCTGCGCTCCAGGACCTCGTCAAAAACGCCATGAAACGACTCGATTTCCAAGGAGGCGCTACTGCTAGCAAGGCCGACGAGGAGGAGCCTGACTGGGATTGGGATCGCTGGCGTCAGCATTTCCTCGAGGTCGAAGACCAAGAGCGCCTCGTCTCACTTCTCAAG TCACAGTTGGGTCGAGCTGTAAATGTAGAGGATTTTGAGGATGCTGCTAGGCTCAAGGTTGGCATTGCTGCCGCCTCCACAAACGACGTCGTCGGCTCAGTCATTTCTCGTCTCAAT AGAGCTATACAGGACGAGCGTTACCAGGAAGCAGCATTTTTCCGGGATAATGCCAGTGCTGGATTG GTGGGTTGGTGGGCTGGCATCTCTAAGGATAAGAAGGACCCTCACGGCCTAATTATACGAGTGACTGCAGAGCATGGACGATATGTCGCAAGGAGTTATAGTCCCCG GCAGCTTGCTACAGCTGCAGCTGGTGTTCCACTGTTTGAGATCTTTTTAACAGTGAATAAAAAGGGTGAATACAAACAACAG GCTGTGTACTTAAAGCGGGGAGGAGTATTTCCAGATTCTCCACAAGTTAGCTCCAAAGCAATGGACACCACTACCACCTTGAATCCTTTAGATTCAACTGAAGAAAAAAGCGATCTATTTCTTGGAGGTAGTGACGATactgaagatggtgatgatatGGATGATGATTTGGATCTTTCTGAGGGACTCTCTGGATTTCAGAGCATCTTGAGGGATATGATTCCTAATGTGAAGGTCAAGGTTTTGAAAGTGACGTCACCAGGAAAGGTAGATCGGGATCTAATATCTAAAGTGATTGAGCAGATCattgaggaagatgatgaagataaGGATAATGAAATCGAGAATTCAGAAGCtgaagatgaggatgaggacgaggacgaagacgaagacgaagaaAAGGTTGAAGGTGATCAAGAGACAGATGTGATTGAACTGGATGCTGATCCTGCAATTATTCAAAATGCTGAGAGACAAGAAATTGCAGTTAAAGTTGTTTTTGGTGGTCTTGGGCAGAAAATATCTAACATCCCACCTAGTAAAAATTTGCTCCGAGTCCCTGCTAAAATAGAGAAGAAGGGGCGTTTATCCTTTTCTTTTACTGTTGAGAAAGATATTAATCAACAGGATTCTCGTGACAAGGAACAAAGTTCGGGAGATAAAAAAGCTAAAGTTGGAGGTCAACGTAGCATTGACAATGTGATGTTTGATCTTGCTAAGTTCATTGGAAAAGAGAAGATACCATTGAAG GTACTCAAAGATGTTGGTGAGTTGATAAATCTCGCTCTCAGTCAGGTTCATAATCATCAGCCATTGTCAGGATCCACTACTTTCAATCGCATTGAAATGCCCGTGTCTCAAGATCCATTAAATG GACTATACATTGGTGCACATGGGCTCTACACCTCAGAAGTTATTCACCTGAGACGTAAGTTTGGCCAATGGAAAGAAGACAATGGGACTAAGGAACCCTCAAACCTCGAGTTTTATGAATATGTGGAAGCCTTAAAACTTACTGGGGATCCTTATGTACCAGCTGGCCAG GTGGCATTCCGTGCTAAGATTGGGAAAAGATATCAGCTTCCTCATAAAGGGATCATACCAGAAGAGTTTGGAGTG GTTGCTCGATATAAAGGACAGGGGAGGCTTGCTGAGCCAGGGTTTCGTAATCCTCGATGGGTCGATGGTGAACTTGTTATTCTTGATGGAAAG TACATTAAAGGAGGACCTGTTGTTGGGTTTGTTTATTGGGCCCCAGAGTATCATTTCTTGGTGTTCTTTAATCGACTGAGGCTTCAAGGCTAG
- the LOC133739738 gene encoding beta-ureidopropionase translates to MDEKNGQVEESSKACSDGSVCGYDSLHHLLSANLKPHLLQEVNRILLGLNCGKALETISVPESAKALSSEHDFDLQAFCFHADKELLREPRIVRVGLIQNSIAVPTTAHFLDQKRAIFGKLKPIIDAAAVSGVNILCLQEAWTMPFAFCTREKRWCEFAEPVDGESTQFLQDLARKHNMVIISPILERDVNHGETLWNTAVIIGNHGNIIGKHRKNHIPRVGDFNESTYYMEGNTGHPVFETAYGKIAVNICYGRHHPLNWLAFGLNGAEIVFNPSATVGELSEPMWPIEARSAAIANSYFVGSINRVGTEVFPNPFTSGDGKPQHADFGHFYGSSYFSSPDASCTPSLSRHRDGLLISDMDLNLCRQIKDKWGFRMTARYELYGDLLDRYLKPDFEPQVISDPMLHKKTA, encoded by the exons atggATGAGAAGAATGGTCAAGTTGAAGAATCAAGCAAGGCGTGCAGCGACGGCTCCGTCTGTGGCTACGACTCACTTCACCACCTCCTCAGCGCAAATCTCAAACCCCATCTCTTGCAG GAAGTCAACCGTATTCTCTTAGGTCTGAATTGTGGCAAGGCACTAGAAACAATTTCTGTCCCGGAATCTGCTAAAGCGCTCTCTTCAGAACATGATTTTGACCTCCAG GCTTTCTGCTTTCATGCTGACAAAGAGTTGTTGAGGGAACCTCGAATAGTCAGGGTTGGTCTCATTCAAAACTCTATAGCTGTTCCAACTACTGCCCACTTTCTGGACCAGAAGAGGGCTATCTTTGGGAAATTAAAGCCAATAATTGATGCTGCAGCTGTTTCAGGAGTAAACATATTATGCTTGCAG GAAGCATGGACAATGCCCTTTGCCTTTTGTACACGGGAGAAGAGGTGGTGTGAATTTGCAGAGCCTGTAGATGGGGAATCAACACAATTTCTCCAGGATCTTGCACGGAAACATAACATGGTCATCATAAGTCCTATTCTTGAGAGGGATGTCAATCATGGGGAGACTCTGTGGAACACTGCTGTCATAATTGGAAATCATGGCAACATAATTGGCAAGCATCGAAAG AACCATATCCCAAGAGTTGGGGACTTCAATGAGAGTACCTATTATATGGAAGGAAATACCGGGCATCCAGTGTTTGAGACTGCTTATGGAAAAATTGCGGTAAATATATGTTACGGAAGGCACCATCCTTTGAATTGGTTGGCATTTGGCTTGAATGGTGCAGAGATTGTCTTCAACCCTTCTGCCACTGTTGGTGAACTCAGTGAACCAATGTGGCCCATTGAG GCTCGTAGTGCTGCAATTGCAAATAGTTACTTTGTTGGATCAATCAACCGTGTAGGAACAGAGGTTTTCCCCAATCCATTTACTTCTGGTGATGGCAAGCCGCAACATGCAGACTTTGGTCATTTCTATGGGTCAAGTTATTTTTCTTCCCCAGATGCCTCATGCACCCCTTCTCTATCACGCCATCGTGATGGGTTGTTGATATCAGACATGGACCTCAACCTCTGTAGACAGATAAAAGACAAGTGGGGATTCCGAATGACTGCTCGTTACGAGTTGTATGGTGATCTTCTTGATCGTTATTTGAAGCCAGATTTTGAGCCCCAAGTCATTTCTGATCCCATGTTGCATAAGAAGACTGCATAA
- the LOC133738872 gene encoding uncharacterized protein LOC133738872, translating into MVVPPPVRPPTITKFLKPYVLKMHFTNKYVSAQVVHSPTATVASSASSQEKALRESLESHRDVAAAAKIGKILGERLLLKNIPAVSVHLKREQKYHGKVKAVIDNVVEAGVKLL; encoded by the coding sequence ATGGTTGTTCCTCCACCTGTCAGGCCACCTACTATTACTAAGTTTCTGAAGCCTTATGTCCTGAAAATGCACTTTACAAATAAATATGTAAGTGCCCAGGTAGTCCACTCACCAACTGCCACTGTAGCCTCTTCCGCAAGCTCGCAGGAAAAAGCCTTGAGAGAGAGCCTGGAATCGCATAGggatgttgctgctgctgcaaaGATTGGGAAGATATTAGGGGAGCGCCTGCTGCTCAAGAATATCCCTGCTGTATCAGTCCACTTGAAGAGAGAACAGAAATATCATGGTAAGGTTAAAGCTGTCATTGATAATGTGGTAGAAGCTGGTGTCAAACTACTCTGA
- the LOC133738219 gene encoding uncharacterized protein LOC133738219, producing the protein MEDGAGEGERNRTSPSSSGSRLRVRPDPFLVVCRFFSVITALTAILCIVVNVLSAIRSFTDGSDIFDGIFRCYAVIIAIFVVVAETEWAFVIKFWKVLEYWVGRGMLQIFVAVMTRAFPDYTGANDALVLLQNIASYMLLACGVLYVISGILCIGFLKRARQQKEISRDQAVKDLEELERRREELESLLLQERA; encoded by the exons ATGGAGGACGGAGCAGGAGAGGGCGAGCGGAATCGAACGAGTCCGTCGAGTAGCGGCAGCAGACTGAGAGTCAGACCCGACCCTTTCTTGGTGGTCTGCCGCTTCTTCAGCGTCATCACTGCTCTCACTGCCATTCTCTGTATCGTCGTCAACGTCCTCTCCGCCATTCGATCCTTCACCGACGGATCTgat ATTTTCGATGGTATATTTCGGTGTTATGCTGTTATCATTGCCATTTTTGTGGTTGTGGCCGAGACCGAGTGGGCATTCGTGATCAAGTTCTGGAAG GTATTGGAGTATTGGGTTGGTAGGGGTATGCTGCAGATCTT TGTTGCGGTCATGACAAGAGCTTTTCCTGACTATACTGGTGCTAATGATGCGCTTGTTCTTCTCCAGAACATAGCAAGCTATATGCTTCTTGCTTGTGGCGTGCTCTATGTTATTTCG GGAATTTTATGTATTGGCTTCCTCAAACGTGCTCGCCAGCAGAAAGAAATTTCAAGGGATCAAGCAGTTAAGGATCTTGAG GAATTGGAGCGGCGGAGGGAAGAACTTGAATCCTTGCTTCTTCAGGAAAGAGCCTAA